One segment of Mycobacterium spongiae DNA contains the following:
- a CDS encoding PPE domain-containing protein translates to MTQPQNMRSAKEELLARAAELAAVITEPSDNPAAPCDLPMIIDAAGEIAFSYHAMRTYLDAGNRVRQQLAKALRQAAKAYKATDEAAAETVNAGGDSAPAATPPHLLGADASGNGAGTGAGPPRVGPVVGSGAPIPHFYPLRQAAEEIASPDQGVALNSFADGWSAYEQELLDSTTAFRPFVHWEGAAATAVEANFERQRQWVYTMAHLCKQLVSQAHGVTSAHSWAVSQHPTVAQIHELDVEWEDVERRGFDRQYFEKVLLVRYAALQKQSEEVLGEYAKRADLPLPPLDPPEPPPAYSPTPAAAPGTNAGGLPATPRLPLTGIPSLGGMPSTPAPGTAATTGLPGAPAPTPASVGGGGMAGGAGGKTLQPAVGAAEPRTTAGARGLTNPDRATPVARGAAAGRGGMGMAPMGHGGRGGGVGGNGKRGQPADEALYTEDRPWTQAVIGDHGPDDADSNDAPRAAHGGPDEP, encoded by the coding sequence ATGACCCAACCGCAGAATATGCGGTCGGCGAAAGAGGAATTGTTGGCCAGAGCCGCCGAGCTGGCGGCTGTGATCACAGAACCGTCCGACAACCCCGCGGCGCCGTGCGACCTTCCGATGATCATCGACGCGGCCGGCGAGATTGCGTTCTCCTACCACGCGATGCGGACGTACCTCGATGCCGGCAATCGGGTGCGCCAACAACTGGCCAAGGCCCTGAGGCAAGCGGCCAAGGCCTATAAGGCAACTGACGAGGCCGCTGCCGAAACCGTGAATGCCGGAGGTGACTCCGCGCCCGCGGCTACGCCGCCTCACCTGCTGGGTGCCGATGCTTCCGGGAACGGCGCCGGCACGGGCGCTGGCCCCCCTCGCGTCGGCCCCGTTGTCGGCTCTGGTGCACCGATCCCTCACTTCTACCCACTCAGGCAGGCCGCCGAGGAGATCGCCAGTCCCGACCAGGGCGTGGCGTTGAACAGCTTTGCCGACGGGTGGAGTGCGTACGAGCAAGAGTTGCTGGACTCAACCACGGCGTTCCGACCGTTTGTGCATTGGGAAGGCGCGGCGGCAACCGCTGTCGAGGCGAACTTCGAACGGCAGCGGCAGTGGGTGTACACGATGGCCCACCTCTGTAAACAGCTGGTTTCCCAGGCTCACGGCGTCACCTCGGCGCACAGCTGGGCTGTCTCGCAGCATCCCACGGTCGCTCAGATACATGAGCTCGACGTCGAGTGGGAAGATGTCGAGCGTCGCGGATTTGATCGACAGTATTTCGAAAAAGTGCTGCTGGTGAGATATGCGGCGCTGCAGAAGCAGTCGGAAGAGGTGCTGGGCGAATACGCCAAGAGGGCGGACTTGCCGTTGCCGCCATTGGATCCGCCGGAGCCGCCCCCCGCGTACAGCCCTACGCCCGCAGCGGCACCGGGGACCAATGCGGGCGGTCTTCCGGCGACGCCCAGGCTCCCGTTGACGGGCATTCCGTCCTTAGGCGGCATGCCGTCAACGCCGGCGCCGGGCACCGCGGCGACCACGGGCCTGCCCGGCGCCCCGGCGCCCACTCCGGCGTCCGTCGGGGGCGGCGGAATGGCGGGCGGAGCTGGCGGCAAAACGCTGCAGCCGGCGGTGGGGGCCGCTGAGCCGCGGACTACCGCGGGGGCGCGTGGTCTCACGAACCCGGATCGTGCGACGCCGGTCGCAAGGGGCGCGGCCGCAGGCCGCGGTGGCATGGGTATGGCCCCGATGGGCCATGGGGGACGCGGGGGAGGCGTGGGCGGCAACGGCAAGCGGGGACAGCCCGCCGACGAGGCGCTTTATACCGAGGACCGGCCGTGGACGCAGGCCGTCATCGGCGATCACGGTCCCGACGACGCGGACAGCAATGACGCGCCCAGGGCTGCGCATGGCGGTCCGGATGAGCCCTGA